The following coding sequences are from one Selenomonas sputigena ATCC 35185 window:
- a CDS encoding helix-turn-helix transcriptional regulator, which yields MNVKDVIRENRLALGLTMKEVADKVGVSEATISRWEAVKSPICEEELFFP from the coding sequence ATGAACGTGAAAGATGTTATTAGAGAGAACAGGTTGGCTTTAGGCCTTACAATGAAAGAAGTTGCCGACAAAGTCGGTGTGAGCGAGGCTACCATATCGCGTTGGGAAGCGGTGAAATCGCCAATATGCGAAGAGGAGCTATTTTTCCCGTAA
- a CDS encoding Ada metal-binding domain-containing protein — translation MLKKFALATIATMALSIATPALASDYLANTKSGKFHFADCRTIKHPDAPHFVPYDSRDEAIADGYKPCGVCEP, via the coding sequence ATGCTCAAGAAATTCGCACTCGCCACCATCGCGACCATGGCGCTCTCGATTGCCACGCCCGCCCTCGCGTCAGACTACCTCGCGAACACGAAATCCGGCAAATTCCACTTCGCCGACTGCCGCACCATCAAACACCCCGACGCGCCCCACTTTGTTCCCTACGATTCACGCGATGAAGCAATCGCAGACGGCTACAAACCTTGTGGCGTATGTGAGCCGTAA
- a CDS encoding glucosaminidase domain-containing protein: MGFKGSFQGKAVLTALVLGTFAFSLPSAADARRLHDPQVETKVEMHQGIEQGRTKETKVQAAHAQQPLSERIKDILNPPAPEKKPVEKTPGVLVTAPRTADAILGAAMATEKQCVDYLLMNNPHPDISVSPEALVSYYYKEGAREGVRPDVAFAQALKETGFFRYGGTVTPDQNNYCGLGTTSATVKGAYFSTSELGVRAHIQHLLAYASTRRPALPIVDPRYDLVRSTYGARTLGTWTDLNGRWAVPGHTYGQSIMQLFRDILRQ, encoded by the coding sequence TTGGGTTTCAAGGGGTCTTTTCAGGGTAAGGCAGTTTTGACGGCGCTCGTGCTCGGCACATTTGCTTTTTCGCTTCCATCGGCGGCGGACGCCAGACGCCTGCATGATCCGCAGGTGGAAACGAAAGTGGAAATGCATCAGGGCATCGAGCAGGGCAGGACGAAGGAGACGAAGGTTCAGGCAGCGCACGCGCAGCAGCCGCTTTCCGAGCGCATCAAGGACATCTTGAACCCTCCTGCGCCCGAAAAGAAGCCGGTGGAAAAAACGCCGGGCGTTCTCGTGACGGCACCGCGCACGGCGGATGCTATCTTGGGCGCGGCGATGGCGACGGAGAAGCAGTGCGTCGATTACCTGCTGATGAACAACCCGCATCCGGACATCTCCGTTTCGCCGGAAGCGCTCGTTTCGTATTATTATAAGGAAGGCGCACGCGAGGGTGTGAGGCCCGATGTGGCGTTTGCGCAGGCACTGAAGGAAACGGGATTCTTCCGCTACGGCGGCACGGTCACACCCGATCAGAACAATTACTGCGGTCTCGGCACGACGAGCGCGACGGTCAAGGGCGCGTACTTTTCTACGTCGGAGCTGGGTGTGCGCGCGCATATTCAGCACCTTCTGGCCTACGCGTCGACGCGCCGCCCCGCCTTGCCCATCGTCGATCCGCGCTACGACCTCGTGCGCTCGACGTACGGCGCTCGCACGCTCGGCACATGGACGGATCTCAATGGACGTTGGGCGGTGCCCGGCCATACGTACGGTCAGAGCATCATGCAGCTTTTCCGCGACATCCTGCGCCAGTGA
- a CDS encoding response regulator, with protein sequence MNKIKIMIVDDSRVSQAMLEGILKKAGFEVCAVASNAAEAVEKYKETRPAAVTMDMNLPDANGIETSRRILAFDPDATIVMISAMKDASLMTQGREAGIHAFLQKPVKPNEIVDMLIILCQKKGSAVTMLRDSYVATFAQGLQRSLFSLLGMESEIEISVDESPYLTIKGIAVIIGLTGSPMGRAVVHMDTDTMRRFALRMLAMDEHDDIEEDEINDSVEEAANIIVGRGVSKVNDIFRDKEMRLTPPGTISGANIRIANPKLTSFEVVAKTEIGNICLNLGFAEGE encoded by the coding sequence GTGAATAAAATCAAGATCATGATTGTCGACGACTCGCGCGTCAGCCAGGCGATGCTTGAGGGCATCCTCAAGAAGGCGGGCTTCGAGGTCTGCGCCGTAGCGAGCAACGCTGCCGAGGCCGTTGAGAAATACAAGGAGACGCGTCCGGCCGCTGTGACGATGGACATGAACCTGCCCGATGCCAACGGCATTGAGACGAGCCGCCGCATCCTCGCCTTTGATCCTGACGCCACGATTGTCATGATCAGTGCGATGAAGGATGCGAGCCTCATGACGCAGGGGCGCGAGGCGGGCATCCACGCTTTCCTGCAGAAGCCTGTGAAGCCCAATGAGATCGTCGATATGCTGATCATCCTGTGCCAGAAGAAGGGGAGCGCCGTCACGATGCTGCGCGACTCTTATGTGGCGACGTTTGCGCAAGGGCTTCAGCGCAGTCTGTTCAGTCTTCTTGGCATGGAGAGCGAGATCGAGATTTCCGTCGATGAAAGCCCCTATCTGACGATCAAGGGCATCGCGGTCATCATCGGACTCACGGGTTCGCCCATGGGACGCGCCGTCGTCCACATGGATACTGATACCATGCGCCGCTTTGCTCTGCGCATGCTCGCGATGGATGAGCATGACGACATCGAGGAGGACGAGATCAACGATTCGGTCGAGGAGGCGGCGAACATCATCGTCGGCCGCGGCGTATCGAAGGTCAATGATATCTTCCGCGACAAGGAAATGCGCCTGACTCCGCCGGGGACGATCAGCGGCGCGAACATCCGCATTGCCAATCCGAAGCTCACCTCGTTCGAGGTCGTCGCGAAGACGGAGATCGGAAACATCTGCTTGAATCTTGGATTTGCGGAGGGGGAATAA
- a CDS encoding methyl-accepting chemotaxis protein, with product MKLRVKLLLWVGIPFCIIFFAVSVFSYWNASTLLEQSTEREMMTLAELDAKQINEMVEAQRGTLDGLTEAWSDGLPSNEAFAPIGKRFMNRENVNTLFIGFPERDFLDSEEGVVPKAEFDATMRDWYKEAVQNDGVQLSDVYMDNFTNDKVVTLSKAVRSNDELLGVVAADVRFESIEKKVASFKIGKTGEAFMLDADGRFICHPVLTLNDNIKDEGPNKEKTYLSREPLFFEGSYQDVAMFYAVQPVGNTGWNLVLFVPQEEVFADIAHLKWTMIGCALFALALMGTILFTIARSISLPVETLESVAAKVAKGDLSAKLTPTDRQDEIGSLHNSFCQMTQGLQTLIRQTAQTAEQLAASSEELTASADQSAQGAQQTSTAVVKITGDTQEQGMVVNDSLQAVGDITQAMDQINAGVDDVSHAVERVEAATTEGQQGLNVAVEGMQILDESAKDVADAVTALYESSKRISEIVEMITNIAGQTNLLALNAAIEAARAGEQGRGFTVVAEEVRKLAEQSENAAQEITALITDNAKRIEETFKVMQEQKERVGEGVEQVHQASERFDRIAAVVKELSEKVSGILTSTQQIHTQNVRMETSVQKLKAVSDSVQSEAENVSGISQEQAASMQEIATASSTLANMAQDLQKAVGKFHIG from the coding sequence ATGAAATTACGAGTAAAACTTCTCCTTTGGGTCGGAATTCCCTTCTGCATCATCTTCTTCGCGGTGTCCGTATTCAGCTATTGGAATGCGAGCACGCTTCTGGAACAATCCACAGAACGCGAGATGATGACGCTTGCCGAGCTTGATGCTAAGCAAATCAACGAAATGGTCGAAGCCCAGCGCGGCACGCTGGACGGCTTGACAGAAGCGTGGTCGGACGGTCTTCCCAGCAACGAAGCATTTGCCCCCATCGGCAAGCGCTTCATGAATCGCGAGAATGTCAACACGCTCTTCATCGGCTTTCCCGAGCGCGACTTTCTCGACAGTGAAGAAGGCGTCGTGCCCAAGGCTGAATTCGACGCGACGATGCGCGATTGGTACAAGGAAGCCGTGCAGAACGACGGCGTGCAGCTTTCCGATGTATACATGGACAACTTCACGAACGACAAGGTCGTGACCCTGAGCAAAGCCGTGCGCAGCAACGATGAACTCCTCGGCGTCGTCGCAGCCGATGTGCGCTTTGAAAGCATTGAGAAGAAGGTCGCCTCCTTCAAGATCGGCAAGACGGGAGAAGCATTCATGCTCGATGCGGACGGCCGCTTCATCTGCCATCCTGTGCTGACGCTCAATGACAACATAAAGGATGAAGGTCCCAATAAAGAGAAAACCTATCTCTCCAGAGAGCCGCTCTTCTTCGAGGGAAGCTATCAGGACGTCGCCATGTTCTATGCCGTACAGCCCGTCGGCAATACGGGATGGAATCTCGTCCTCTTCGTGCCGCAGGAAGAAGTATTCGCCGACATCGCCCATCTCAAATGGACGATGATCGGCTGCGCCCTCTTCGCTCTGGCTCTGATGGGCACGATTCTCTTCACCATCGCCCGTTCCATCTCTCTTCCCGTCGAGACGCTCGAATCCGTCGCCGCCAAAGTCGCGAAAGGCGACCTCTCGGCAAAGCTTACGCCGACCGATCGACAGGACGAGATCGGCAGTCTGCACAACAGCTTCTGCCAGATGACGCAAGGTCTGCAGACTCTCATCCGCCAGACGGCGCAGACGGCGGAGCAACTCGCCGCCTCTTCCGAAGAGCTCACGGCTTCCGCTGACCAATCGGCACAGGGCGCGCAGCAAACGTCGACGGCCGTCGTCAAAATCACGGGCGACACGCAGGAGCAAGGCATGGTCGTCAATGACTCCCTGCAGGCCGTCGGCGATATAACACAGGCGATGGATCAGATCAATGCGGGCGTCGACGACGTTTCCCACGCTGTAGAGCGCGTGGAAGCGGCGACGACCGAGGGACAGCAAGGCCTGAACGTGGCGGTCGAAGGAATGCAGATCCTCGACGAGAGCGCCAAGGATGTGGCAGATGCCGTCACCGCCCTCTACGAAAGCTCCAAGCGCATCTCGGAAATCGTCGAGATGATCACCAACATCGCAGGACAGACGAATCTTTTGGCGCTGAACGCCGCCATCGAAGCGGCGCGTGCAGGCGAACAGGGCCGCGGCTTCACCGTCGTGGCGGAAGAAGTGCGAAAGCTTGCCGAGCAGTCGGAAAACGCCGCGCAGGAAATCACCGCCCTGATCACGGACAACGCAAAGCGCATCGAAGAGACCTTCAAGGTCATGCAGGAGCAGAAAGAGCGTGTCGGCGAAGGCGTCGAGCAGGTACATCAGGCGAGCGAGCGCTTTGATCGCATCGCCGCCGTCGTCAAGGAACTGTCCGAAAAGGTCTCAGGAATCCTGACGAGCACGCAGCAGATTCACACGCAGAACGTACGTATGGAAACCTCTGTACAAAAGCTCAAAGCCGTATCGGATTCGGTGCAGAGCGAAGCAGAAAATGTCTCCGGCATATCTCAGGAGCAGGCGGCTTCCATGCAGGAAATCGCCACGGCAAGTTCTACGCTGGCGAACATGGCGCAGGATCTGCAGAAAGCTGTAGGCAAGTTTCACATAGGCTGA
- the map gene encoding type I methionyl aminopeptidase, with product MTRNDLCWCGSGKKYKKCHMDFDERIRSMKFDIYRGQVRPPHSIIKNAADIEGIRKSGVVNDGALDLMGEMVQPGIDTATLDKAAHDYIIDHGGIPACLNFEGFPKSVCISINDVVCHGIPSKKTILKEGDIVNVDITTILDGYYADASRMYIVGGRTTPEAARLVEVAKECMNLGIEAARPWHFLGDIGAACDAHARANGCSVVTQLGGHGVGKDFHEEPFVPHVGEVDTGMLLVPGMVLTVEPMINAGKYKVTVDKKDGWTVRTKDGSLSAQWEKTILITETGTEVLSS from the coding sequence ATGACGAGAAATGATTTGTGCTGGTGCGGCAGCGGCAAGAAGTACAAGAAATGCCACATGGATTTCGATGAGCGTATTCGCTCGATGAAATTCGACATCTATCGCGGGCAGGTGCGCCCGCCGCACAGTATCATCAAGAATGCGGCGGACATCGAGGGCATTAGAAAGAGCGGCGTCGTCAACGATGGGGCGCTCGATCTCATGGGCGAGATGGTGCAGCCGGGCATCGATACGGCGACGCTCGACAAGGCGGCGCATGACTATATCATCGATCACGGCGGCATTCCCGCGTGCCTGAATTTCGAGGGCTTTCCCAAGAGCGTCTGCATCTCGATCAACGACGTCGTTTGCCACGGCATACCGTCGAAGAAAACGATCTTGAAGGAAGGCGACATCGTGAACGTCGACATCACGACGATCTTGGATGGCTACTATGCCGATGCGTCGCGCATGTACATCGTCGGCGGCAGGACGACGCCGGAAGCGGCGCGTCTCGTCGAGGTGGCGAAGGAGTGCATGAACCTCGGCATTGAGGCGGCCAGGCCGTGGCACTTCCTCGGCGATATCGGTGCGGCGTGCGACGCGCACGCGCGCGCCAACGGCTGCTCCGTCGTGACGCAGCTCGGCGGACACGGCGTGGGCAAGGACTTCCACGAAGAGCCTTTCGTGCCGCATGTGGGCGAAGTCGACACAGGCATGCTGCTCGTGCCGGGCATGGTGCTGACGGTCGAGCCGATGATCAACGCAGGCAAGTACAAGGTGACGGTCGACAAGAAGGATGGCTGGACGGTGCGCACGAAGGACGGCTCGCTCTCGGCGCAGTGGGAAAAGACGATTCTCATCACGGAGACGGGAACGGAGGTACTTTCGAGTTGA
- a CDS encoding NCS2 family permease, with protein sequence MLTALALLAAFAVVPALWARAGAPFVGAYAATLLAACLATLAAGLFARQPIVVAPALGINVWLAYGVIYPLGVAWQEALAACFIAALLVLLTVTTPLRRIFLASMPRAIAEAARGGVGLLVVFTGLQMGKLVVGSPLTVTMLGSLSEPAAFVALAGLAVSLAFWAMGVRAAAFWGVLSAVLLALFEGFLVLPEAPFLLPEGLDRTAFALDFAHLAELSGVVLALWLFLFFDTCGTFAALGEAEEVHGLAEKRTLLVLAAGNVVASLLGAGPVTLAKESAAARAVGARTPLAACAAAAVLLLVLFLEPVAAAVLDFSAILAPLLIFSGCLLLRELRLDWQQTSEHVAFFAVLLVTPLSSSLVAGLGAGMIVYVFLEVFSGRGKKIHPVLFFFAGAFSLYFAYYTP encoded by the coding sequence GTGCTGACGGCGCTCGCTCTTCTGGCGGCATTTGCCGTCGTGCCCGCACTTTGGGCGAGGGCGGGTGCGCCTTTTGTCGGAGCTTATGCGGCGACGCTTCTCGCTGCGTGTTTGGCGACGCTCGCTGCGGGGCTTTTTGCGCGTCAGCCGATCGTTGTCGCGCCTGCGCTCGGCATCAACGTCTGGCTCGCCTACGGCGTCATTTATCCGCTTGGCGTCGCGTGGCAGGAGGCTCTTGCCGCATGCTTTATAGCCGCGCTCCTCGTCCTTCTGACGGTGACTACGCCGCTTCGCCGCATCTTCCTCGCGTCGATGCCGCGTGCAATTGCAGAGGCGGCGCGTGGCGGCGTGGGTTTGCTCGTCGTCTTTACGGGGCTTCAGATGGGCAAGCTCGTCGTCGGCTCGCCGCTGACGGTGACGATGCTTGGCAGCCTTTCTGAGCCGGCGGCGTTCGTCGCGCTCGCAGGCCTTGCGGTATCGCTCGCCTTTTGGGCGATGGGCGTTCGTGCGGCGGCGTTCTGGGGCGTTCTTTCGGCTGTGCTGCTCGCTCTCTTCGAAGGCTTCCTCGTTTTGCCCGAGGCGCCGTTCCTGCTGCCCGAGGGGCTTGATCGGACGGCGTTTGCACTCGATTTTGCACATCTTGCAGAGCTTTCGGGCGTCGTTCTGGCGCTGTGGCTTTTCCTCTTCTTCGATACGTGCGGCACATTCGCCGCACTCGGAGAGGCGGAAGAGGTGCACGGGCTTGCCGAAAAACGCACGCTCCTTGTGCTCGCCGCAGGAAATGTTGTCGCATCGCTCCTCGGTGCAGGACCCGTCACCTTGGCGAAGGAGTCCGCGGCGGCGCGTGCCGTCGGCGCACGCACACCGCTCGCTGCCTGTGCGGCGGCAGCCGTTCTGCTTCTCGTTCTGTTCCTGGAGCCTGTGGCGGCGGCCGTTCTCGACTTTTCGGCGATTCTCGCGCCGCTCCTCATTTTTTCGGGCTGCTTGCTCCTCCGGGAGCTGCGGCTCGACTGGCAGCAGACGTCGGAACATGTCGCGTTCTTCGCCGTGCTTCTCGTGACGCCATTGTCCTCTAGTCTTGTTGCAGGACTGGGCGCAGGGATGATCGTCTATGTTTTTTTGGAGGTCTTTTCGGGACGAGGGAAGAAGATTCATCCGGTACTGTTCTTTTTCGCGGGGGCTTTTTCACTTTATTTCGCGTACTATACGCCGTGA
- a CDS encoding chemotaxis protein CheX, with translation MDAKLVNPFIDAFTAVMPQIGFPEPKRAKVTVKQKNAVSLGVSVIVGFTKQIRGNVVYNMTEDTAKFIASTMMMGMPVENFDEMAQSAISELSNMLTANTATHIAGLGLEVDISTPSLSIGEDFQIKISSDGYLAVDMDLGGHIVELDISVATT, from the coding sequence ATGGATGCAAAACTTGTCAACCCTTTTATTGACGCCTTCACCGCTGTCATGCCGCAGATCGGCTTCCCCGAGCCGAAGCGTGCCAAGGTCACGGTAAAGCAGAAGAATGCCGTGAGTCTCGGCGTTTCTGTCATCGTTGGCTTCACGAAGCAGATTCGCGGCAACGTCGTTTACAACATGACGGAGGACACGGCGAAATTCATCGCCTCCACGATGATGATGGGCATGCCCGTCGAGAACTTCGATGAGATGGCGCAGAGTGCGATTTCCGAGCTCAGCAACATGCTGACGGCGAACACGGCGACGCATATCGCAGGACTCGGCTTGGAGGTCGATATCTCCACGCCGTCGCTTTCCATCGGTGAGGACTTCCAGATCAAGATCAGCAGTGACGGCTACCTTGCCGTCGATATGGATCTCGGCGGTCATATCGTCGAGCTTGATATTTCTGTTGCGACGACTTGA
- a CDS encoding NAD(P)/FAD-dependent oxidoreductase, whose amino-acid sequence MGGGEVKKYDVAIVGAGPAGVFAAYELAEKKPGLSIVVLESGNDIYHRCCPIAAGKVKSCIGCKPCSIMRGFGGAGAFSDGKYNFTTQFGGWLGEYISSAEVMRLIEYVDAINMRHGAPAKVFSTKGSRIGKLALEHDLHLLEASVRHLGTENNLKMLEKTYEYMKDRVEFRFHEPVRNILSDGEGENALELESGERIAAEYLVVAPGRSGAEWFSEECRRLRVEQKNNQVDVGVRVEVPDEIFDHITSEVYEAKLVYRTKRYGDSVRTFCMNPHGHVVMENTGGIMTVNGHSYSDPKMQSRNTNFALLVSNHFTEPFNEPHKYGKSIASFSNMLGGGIIMQRYGDLVKGRRTNAHRMSHSFMEPTLHATPGDLSLILPKRHLDNIMEMVQALNAVAPGMTNDDTLLYGVEVKFYSSRIVLSNELETRLKNVFAVGDGAGVTRGLSQAGASGVHVARVILSRMGAG is encoded by the coding sequence ATGGGAGGCGGCGAGGTGAAAAAATACGATGTCGCCATTGTGGGCGCGGGTCCGGCGGGCGTTTTCGCGGCGTATGAGCTGGCGGAGAAGAAGCCAGGCCTTTCCATCGTCGTCTTAGAGAGCGGCAACGACATATATCATCGCTGCTGTCCGATTGCGGCGGGCAAGGTCAAGAGCTGCATCGGCTGCAAGCCTTGCAGCATCATGCGCGGCTTCGGCGGCGCGGGCGCCTTTTCCGACGGCAAGTACAACTTCACGACGCAGTTCGGCGGCTGGCTCGGCGAGTACATCAGTTCCGCCGAGGTCATGCGTCTCATCGAATACGTCGATGCGATCAACATGCGCCACGGCGCTCCCGCGAAGGTGTTCAGCACGAAGGGAAGCCGCATCGGCAAGCTCGCCTTGGAGCATGATCTGCATCTTTTGGAAGCGAGCGTGCGCCACCTTGGCACGGAAAACAACTTGAAGATGCTCGAAAAAACGTATGAGTACATGAAGGATCGCGTCGAGTTCCGCTTCCATGAACCCGTCAGGAATATCCTTTCCGACGGCGAGGGAGAAAACGCCTTGGAACTGGAAAGCGGCGAGCGCATCGCCGCCGAGTATCTCGTCGTTGCGCCGGGACGCTCGGGCGCCGAATGGTTTTCCGAGGAGTGTCGGCGGCTGCGCGTCGAGCAGAAGAACAATCAGGTCGATGTCGGCGTGCGCGTCGAAGTGCCCGACGAGATCTTCGACCACATCACGTCGGAGGTCTATGAGGCGAAACTCGTCTATCGCACGAAGCGCTACGGCGATTCCGTGCGAACTTTCTGCATGAATCCGCACGGTCATGTCGTCATGGAGAATACGGGCGGCATCATGACGGTCAACGGTCACTCGTACAGCGATCCAAAAATGCAGAGCCGCAATACGAACTTTGCGCTCCTGGTGTCGAATCACTTCACGGAGCCGTTCAACGAGCCGCACAAGTACGGCAAGAGCATCGCGTCTTTTTCCAATATGCTCGGCGGCGGCATCATCATGCAGCGTTACGGCGATCTCGTCAAGGGCAGGCGCACGAACGCGCACCGCATGAGTCACAGCTTCATGGAGCCGACGCTTCATGCGACGCCCGGTGATCTCTCGCTGATCCTGCCCAAGCGCCATCTCGACAACATCATGGAGATGGTGCAGGCGCTCAACGCCGTTGCACCGGGCATGACGAATGACGACACGCTGCTCTACGGTGTCGAGGTCAAGTTCTACAGTTCGCGCATCGTGCTGTCCAATGAGCTGGAAACGCGCCTCAAGAACGTCTTTGCCGTCGGCGACGGCGCCGGCGTCACGCGCGGCCTTTCGCAGGCGGGTGCGAGCGGCGTGCACGTTGCCCGCGTCATACTCTCGCGCATGGGCGCAGGTTGA
- a CDS encoding DEAD/DEAH box helicase produces the protein MNFSELHCPEVLVDALARQGIREATLVQEQAIPAVRSGRDAIVQAQTGTGKTLAFLLPLLERIKGNARVAQALVVSPTRELAMQTARVAKTLADAVGIRTALVYGGQDIERQKDKLRQKPQLIIATPGRLLDHLRRHSVELSQVNKIVLDEADELMRLGFVEDVETMLEALAGDHQLMLFSATMPERIRALTRRYMKEPREITVQPECVTLANIEQVIVDTREDTKLDKLCELLNKYQPYLAMVFCHTKQKVAHVTLELAGRGYLVDELHGDLTQTQRNLVMRRFREAKLQILVVTDIAARGLDIEGVTHVFNYDLPQDTEWYIHRIGRTGRAGAKGLAVTFVNAHQYDQLRRIEAGIKARLTKEKSERSGGKNVRRKTAAKAAAAKQENADKERTAPAKSAPPPKRGKAAQRARRVAKKRVGRPAARSKSGTKTNAGRRSHLGKR, from the coding sequence TTGAATTTTTCAGAACTTCACTGCCCGGAAGTGTTGGTCGACGCTCTCGCGCGTCAGGGCATACGCGAAGCGACTCTCGTGCAGGAGCAGGCGATTCCTGCCGTGCGTTCGGGACGTGACGCCATCGTGCAGGCGCAGACGGGCACAGGCAAGACGCTCGCCTTCCTGCTGCCTTTGCTTGAGCGCATCAAGGGAAATGCCCGGGTGGCGCAGGCTCTCGTCGTCAGCCCGACGCGCGAGCTGGCCATGCAGACGGCGCGCGTCGCCAAGACGCTTGCGGATGCGGTCGGCATACGAACGGCGCTCGTTTACGGCGGGCAGGACATCGAGCGGCAGAAGGACAAGCTCCGACAGAAGCCGCAGCTCATCATCGCGACGCCCGGCAGGCTTCTCGATCACCTGCGCCGTCACTCGGTCGAACTCTCACAGGTCAACAAGATCGTCCTCGATGAGGCCGACGAGCTCATGCGCCTCGGCTTTGTCGAGGATGTGGAAACGATGCTCGAAGCGCTGGCGGGCGATCACCAGCTCATGCTCTTTTCGGCGACGATGCCCGAGCGCATACGGGCGCTCACGCGCCGCTACATGAAGGAGCCGCGCGAGATTACGGTGCAGCCCGAGTGCGTGACGCTCGCGAATATCGAGCAGGTCATTGTCGACACGCGCGAGGATACGAAGCTCGACAAGCTCTGTGAGCTGCTGAACAAATATCAGCCGTACCTTGCGATGGTCTTCTGCCATACGAAGCAGAAGGTCGCGCATGTGACGCTGGAACTCGCGGGGCGCGGCTACCTCGTCGACGAGCTGCACGGCGACCTCACGCAGACGCAGCGCAACCTCGTCATGCGCCGTTTCCGCGAGGCGAAGTTGCAGATCCTCGTCGTCACCGACATCGCGGCGCGCGGACTCGACATCGAAGGCGTCACGCACGTCTTCAACTATGATCTGCCGCAGGATACGGAGTGGTATATTCACCGCATCGGCAGGACGGGGCGTGCGGGAGCAAAGGGGCTTGCCGTCACCTTCGTCAATGCGCATCAGTACGATCAGCTGCGCCGCATTGAGGCGGGTATCAAGGCTCGCCTCACCAAGGAAAAGTCGGAGAGAAGCGGCGGCAAGAACGTGCGACGGAAGACGGCGGCGAAAGCGGCAGCGGCGAAGCAGGAGAACGCAGACAAAGAGCGTACAGCGCCCGCGAAGAGCGCACCGCCGCCCAAGCGCGGCAAGGCGGCGCAGCGTGCACGCCGCGTCGCCAAGAAGCGCGTGGGACGCCCTGCGGCACGCTCCAAGAGCGGTACGAAGACGAACGCCGGCAGGCGTTCGCATCTCGGCAAGCGGTAG